ATTAAAATCCAAAAAATATGTTGTATTGGTGCTGGTTATGTTGGTGGCCCAACCATGTCTGTTATCGCAGATAAATGTCCCGATTTAGAAGTTAGGGTCGTTGATATAAATAAAGAACGAATTGATGCATGGAATGATTCAGATCTCAATAAATTACCAATATTTGAACCAGGATTAGATCGGATAATTTCAAGAACAAGAGGGCGCAACCTTTTCTTTAGCACAGAAATGGAAAAGTCAATATCTGATGCTGATATGATTTTTATTTCAGTAAATACTCCAACAAAAACAAAAGGTCTTGGGGCCGGACAAGCAAGCGATCTTAGTTGGGTTGAAGCTAGTGCAAGGCAAGTAGCTAAATATGCGAAAGGACACACGATAGTAATAGAAAAAAGTACTCTTCCAGTTCGTACTGCACAAGCAATAAAAGAGATACTTAAGACAACAAATAGAGTTAATCAAAAGAATAAAATTGAAAAAGCTTTTTCTGTTTTATCGAATCCTGAATTCTTGGCTGAAGGGACCGCAATTAATGACTTGGAAAAACCTGATAGGGTTTTAATTGGTGGAGAGGATCTTGATGCTGTAGATGCACTGGTTAATATTTATTTGAATTGGGTCCCGAGTGAAAAGATAATTTGTACTAATTTATGGAGTAGCGAGCTTTCAAAATTAGCTGCTAATGCATTCCTAGCTCAAAGAATCAGTTCAATAAACTCTATTTCAGCCTTTTGCGAAGCTACTGGAGCTGATGTTCAGGAAGTTGCAACAGCAATAGGAACAGATAAAAGGATAGGTAATCAATTCCTTAGTGCTGGCCCTGGCTTTGGCGGTAGCTGCTTTAAAAAGGATATTTTGAATTTAGTTTATTTAAGTGGATATTTTGGTTTGCCAGAGGTTGCAAATTACTGGAATCAAGTTGTCGTACTGAACACTTGGCAACAAGATAGAATCTATAAAATTGTTCTTGAGAAGCTTTTTGGTACTGTTAATGGAAAAAATATAGCGATCCTCGGCTTTTCCTTTAAGGCAAATACAAATGATACTAGAGAATCTCCTGCAATAAGAATTTCCTCAGACTTGCTCGAAGAAGGAGCTATCTTATCAATTTATGACCCTAAGGTTTCATCTGAGAGAATAGAGGAAGATTTAGAAAAATTCTCATCTAATAATCAAGGAATATGGAAAATGGCTAAATCCATTCCAGAGGCATTGAAAAATGTTGATGCAGTTTTAATTCTTACTGCATGGGATGAATTCTTTGGACTTGATTGGAATTATTTAGCTTCTTTGATGAGATCACCATCTTGGGTTTTTGATACAAGATCTGTTGTCAATCGACAAGAAATCCAGAAAACAGGAATAAATCTGTGGAAGTTAGGTGAGGGGAGCTGAAATAACCAAAAAAAAATCATATGACTATTATTGACTCTAAATAAGCTAAATTTAATCAAGGTTTTATTTATTTGATTTTACAAAACATAATGTTCTTTAAATTTATTTTCAAAAAGAAGAAAAAAAAAATTCAGGAAAAATCTGACCAAAAACTAGATATGAAAAAATGGATGAGTTTAACAAAGGAAGAAAGACTTCAAATAGATTTTAAAGAAAAGAATAAA
This is a stretch of genomic DNA from Prochlorococcus marinus str. MIT 0912. It encodes these proteins:
- a CDS encoding nucleotide sugar dehydrogenase, with translation MSSIKIQKICCIGAGYVGGPTMSVIADKCPDLEVRVVDINKERIDAWNDSDLNKLPIFEPGLDRIISRTRGRNLFFSTEMEKSISDADMIFISVNTPTKTKGLGAGQASDLSWVEASARQVAKYAKGHTIVIEKSTLPVRTAQAIKEILKTTNRVNQKNKIEKAFSVLSNPEFLAEGTAINDLEKPDRVLIGGEDLDAVDALVNIYLNWVPSEKIICTNLWSSELSKLAANAFLAQRISSINSISAFCEATGADVQEVATAIGTDKRIGNQFLSAGPGFGGSCFKKDILNLVYLSGYFGLPEVANYWNQVVVLNTWQQDRIYKIVLEKLFGTVNGKNIAILGFSFKANTNDTRESPAIRISSDLLEEGAILSIYDPKVSSERIEEDLEKFSSNNQGIWKMAKSIPEALKNVDAVLILTAWDEFFGLDWNYLASLMRSPSWVFDTRSVVNRQEIQKTGINLWKLGEGS